The DNA window TATTCGCAGCCCTCTTTTCCCTTGAACACGCTTTTGCCGAAATTTTCAAACACCCCCCTTTCCCGGGCCAGGTCCCCGGACGCCCCATGGGAGGTTTTCTGGATAAACCCCATGACGCTTTCCGCCACTTCCAGGGCCTCCCGGCTGTCATAGGGGACCTCAAGCTGGTAAAGCATGTCGGCGAATCCCATCACGCCCAGTCCGATCTTGCGGTTTCCCCTCACCATCCGGGTGATGTCCGGCAGCGGGTACTCGGACATGTCGATGGTGTTGTCCAGGAAATGAACGGCGTGTCCCACGACATCCCCCAGGGTCTTGTAATCCACCTCCGGATTTCCGCTTTCCCGGGTCACGAAGCGGGCCAGGTTCAAAGAGCCCAGGTTGCAGGCCTCCATGGGAAGCAGGGGCTGCTCGCCGCACGGGTTGGTGCTCTCGATTTCTCCCAGGAGGGGCGTGGGGTTGAACCGGTTCATGCGGTCCAGGAACAAAACGCCGGGGTCCCCGTTTTTCCACGCCTGGCGGGTCAGCATGTCATACACCTGGGCGCTGTTGAGTTTCTCTGTGGTTTTCCCGGTCCGGGGATCAATGAGGTCGTAGTCGGCGCCCCTTTCCAGCGCCTCGATAAAGGCGTCGGTGACGCCCACGGAAATATTGAAATTGGTCAGCTGGCTGTTTTCGTCCTTGCAGTGGATAAATTCCAGGATATCCGGATGGTCCACGCGCAAAACCGCCATGTTGGCGCCCCGCCGGGTCCCCCCCTGCTTGACCTGCTCGGTGGCGGTGTTGAATATTTTCATAAACGACACCGGCCCCGACGCCACGCCCCCGGTGGTGCCCACGCAGCTGTTTTTGGGCCGCAGTCTGGAAAACGAAAACCCGGTGCCCCCGCCGGATTTGTGGATGATGGCGGCGTTTTTCAGGCCCTCGAAAATGTCCTCCATGCTGTCGTCGATGGGAAGGACAAAACACGCCGCGAGCTGGCGCAGGGTGGAGCCGGCGTTCATCAGGGTGGGGGAATTGGGCAGGAAATAAAAGCTTGTCATGATGTGGTAAAAGATATCCTCCACTTCCTTTACCCGCGCGTCGTCGGCCCCATATTTTTTCTCCGCCGAAGCGATGTAGGCGGCCACCCGTCTGAACATCCCGCCGGGGGTTTCCAGAAGCTCTCCCTGGCCGTCTTTTTTCAGATAACGCCTTTCCAGAACCGTCCGGGCGTTTCGGCCGATGACCGGCTCTTTGTTCGAGAAAATCGACTGAAACACGCCCATGGACGACGCGCATTCGCATCCGTATTCCCGGGCCTTTTCCGCCAGTATTTCGTCGATGGCGTCGATGGTGACGGCGTCTTTTTTCATCCGGGATATCCGCTCCCGCAAATGGCGGCTGATGGCCATGGCCTGCTCCATGTCCACGGCGTTTTCCTCGGTCAGCGCCAGGGAAAAAATCCGGTCGTCCCAGCCTTGCGCGTTTAAATCAAAGCACACATCCTTCTCCGCTATAATCTTGATTCCTTTTAACATGATTTCCTCGAATTCTTTGGCCCGGTTTTTGGCCGATTTTTTTTAGGTTTATGGGTTTGGATGAGAATGAAGCGCCGCGAAATTCCCGTCCGGGCGCATGGCATTGTCAGGATT is part of the Candidatus Desulfarcum epimagneticum genome and encodes:
- a CDS encoding Vitamin B12-dependent ribonucleotide reductase; the encoded protein is MLKGIKIIAEKDVCFDLNAQGWDDRIFSLALTEENAVDMEQAMAISRHLRERISRMKKDAVTIDAIDEILAEKAREYGCECASSMGVFQSIFSNKEPVIGRNARTVLERRYLKKDGQGELLETPGGMFRRVAAYIASAEKKYGADDARVKEVEDIFYHIMTSFYFLPNSPTLMNAGSTLRQLAACFVLPIDDSMEDIFEGLKNAAIIHKSGGGTGFSFSRLRPKNSCVGTTGGVASGPVSFMKIFNTATEQVKQGGTRRGANMAVLRVDHPDILEFIHCKDENSQLTNFNISVGVTDAFIEALERGADYDLIDPRTGKTTEKLNSAQVYDMLTRQAWKNGDPGVLFLDRMNRFNPTPLLGEIESTNPCGEQPLLPMEACNLGSLNLARFVTRESGNPEVDYKTLGDVVGHAVHFLDNTIDMSEYPLPDITRMVRGNRKIGLGVMGFADMLYQLEVPYDSREALEVAESVMGFIQKTSHGASGDLARERGVFENFGKSVFKGKEGCEYRNAAITTIAPTGTLSIIAGCSSGIEPLFALNFVKTVMDNDELMEVNPYFEKVAREKGFYSHALMRRIAKKASIKDIDEVPEDVRKVFVTAHDVSPEMHIRMQAAFQAHTDNAVSKTVNLPGEATQGDVLNIYKMAWDLGCKGVTIYRDGSRDRQVLSIKEKTGSAVSAKERPEILEGFTRKIKTGLGDLYVTVTEFEGEPFEVFATIGKSGRSTTAKTEAIGRLVSLALRSGVNVEKIVEQLKGIGGEHPVFQNGGLVMSIPDAISRVLKDRYMTHDPAASRPRASVLAGGVCPECGQTISFEEGCMTCHFCGYSKCA